GACCTGGTATTATTGCCTTTACTGGTTTTTGATAAATGGGGTTACAGGGTTGGCTATGGCAAAGGCTTTTACGATAGGTTTTGTGCGGAGTGTCGGGAGGATACCATATTTGTAGGTGTTTCTATGTTTGAACCGGTTAATAAAATTGATGATGTGAACGAGTATGACGTGCAAATGGATGCCTGTATTATGCCCAGCCACTATGGGCACTGGTTGTAAGTTCTAGTCTTCTTAAGCCAACTAAGATTTACCAGCCCGGGGTGCCGGATTATCTACTATTGTAATGATATTCTGAGGATGCTGTTCATCAACAATAAATGTTGGATGACCATTGTAATTAGTCAGCACCCCTTTGGTAAGGATTGACGAACCGGGTAAATTTACCAATCGGGGGTCAGCTAGAATCCTTTTGTCTCGTATTAAAACAAATAACGATTGTTTGGTTTTCTTATACTCCCCGCAGGTTAGCACCGCAGCGGTATCGCCTAAAAAGCTCACCTCATAAATACGGCCCTGAAATTTCTGGTCCTCGCCTACATGTTTGAAAAGCGAGTCTAGCTTGGTAGTGACGTTGTGGATCGGATCAACCGGGACAAGTTTTTGCCCCCAACTCTGTAACGCAATAAAGGATAACAATAAGGCTATCAGGTGCTTCATGTAATAAAGATAAAACCTTTTAAACTAAAAAGAGAACGCCGAAGCTATACTTAAACTTCGGCGTTATCTTTTTGTGCTCATTTATAACAAGCGCTTAACATGTCAGGCCGATGAAATCGCCATGACAAATCCTATTTATAAAACGGCGGCTTCACCACCTTGGCTTTCACCTTATTATCGCGAATGCTGATATAGATCTCCGAGCCCTCTTTGGCAAAAGCATTAGCCACATAGCCTAAACCAACGGCTTTCTGTAGCGATGGTGATTGCGTACCAGAGGTTACCCGACCGATGTTGTTGCCATCTGCATCAACAATAGCATAATCATGACGAGGGATACCACGATCAATCATCTCAAAACCTACCAGTTTTTGCTGAATGCCGTCTTGCTTTTGTTGCTGCAGGGCTGCGCTATTAGTAAACTCTTTGCTGAATTTGGTTACCCAGCCTAAGCCAGCTTCCAGCGGAGAGGTAGTATCGTCAATATCATTGCCGTAAAGGCAGAAACCCATTTCCAGACGCAGGGTATCACGCGCACCCAGGCCTATAGGCTTAATGCCGAATGCTTCGCCTGCGGCAAAAACAGCGTCCCAGAGTTGCTGGGCATGTTCATTATCAACGTAAAGCTCAAACCCGCCAGCGCCGGTATAGCCGGTGGCCGATACCAGCACATTATCCAGTCCGGCAAATTGGCCTTTTTTGAAGGTATAATAGTCCATGCTGGCCAGGTCAATGTCAGTCAGACTTTGCAGCGCTTCGGCAGCTTTGGGACCTTGAACGGCCAACAGTGCGGTGCGGTCAGAAATATCTTTCATATCCACCCCTTCGGTATTAAAACGGCTGATCCAGTTCCAGTCTTTCTCAATGTTAGAGGCGTTTACAACCAGCATGTAGGTTTTGTCGTCAATGCGGTAAACCAGCAAGTCGTCTACAATGCCGCCGTTTTCGTTTGGCAGGCAGCTGTATTGCACTTTGCCGTCATATAGTTTTGAGGCATCGTTACTGGTAACACGCTGAATCAGATCGAGTGCTTTGTCGCCTTTTAGAATAAACTCGCCCATGTGGCTCACGTCAAAAACACCTACGCTTTTGCGCACGGTTTCGTGTTCAACATTAATGCCTGCATACTGTACGGGCATGTTGTAGCCGGCAAACGGCACCATTTTGGCGCCCAGGCTTTGGTGGGTGGCAGTTAAGGCGGTGTTCTTCATTTGTTGTGTTAATCCTTTGTTGGAGTGTGCGCAAAAATAATAAATAACCTACGATCTGTTGATCCGTCGGTATATTTAATACCCTCGCAAAGCTAAATGCAACGGTGTTTGTGCCTAAAACAGTGCCCGGCTGTTAAAAAACTTTAGTAGCTTTGCCCAAAATCTAAATTTTTATGAAGTTTCATAAAGAAGGCTATACCTCAATGGCCCTTTGCATACTGGTAATTGCCGTGCTAAATGCCCTGGTGCAGTTTTACTTCCCCGAAGCGGTTGCTTTGCGTTGGTTTATCTACATCCTGTCGTTCCTGCTGTTTGTAATTATCCTGCAGTTTTTCCGCAGCCCGAACATCAAGCTCAATAAAGATGAGAAGATGGTGCTTTGTCCTGCTGATGGCAAAGTGGTAGTAATTGAGGAAGCGCAGGAGGATGAGTATTTTAAAGATCGCCGCATCCAGTTATCGGTATTTATGTCGCCTATTAACGTGCACGTAAACCGCAACCCAATTGCCGGCGTGGTTAAATATTTTAAATATCACCCGGGTAAATACCTGGTAGCCTGGCACCCAAAATCATCAACCGAAAACGAGCGTACTACCGTAGTGACCGAAAATAAAGCTGGTGTACCGGTATTGTTCCGCCAGATTGCCGGTGCTTTGGCCCGCCGTATAGTATGGTATGTAAAAGAAGGTGATGTGGTAGAACAAGGCGATCAGTTTGGTTTCATCAAATTTGGCTCGCGCGTGGATTTGTTCCTGCCGTTGGGCTCAAAAATCAACGTGCAGATTGGTGATGTGGTAAAAGGTGGCCGTACTATACTGGCCGAGTTGCCATCGCCAAGTGTATCGCCCTTGCAAAAAGCAGCAGCCGAGCTAACTGAAGAGATCCCGGCGCCAACCACCCCGGCAAAATCAGAAAAAGAAGCCACGCTGATAATTGAACACCCGGCACCAAAGGCTACAGATAGCGAAGAAAAGCCGGCGCCAAAACCACGTGCACCACGTAAACCAAAAGCAGAATGAGAAAGCTAGCATTAATCTTCGCCCTTGGCCTGGCCGTTACCGCCACCTGCTTTGCAGACGGCACCAAACCCAAAACCGCCAAGCCTGCCGCCAAATGTACCGACAAAAGTTGCTGCAAAAAGCCAGGCACGGCCGCTTTGATGAAGGCGAAGAAGAAGGTGTAAGTGCAGATTGCAAATGATATTTAATCCCCGTTG
This region of Mucilaginibacter yixingensis genomic DNA includes:
- the gcvT gene encoding glycine cleavage system aminomethyltransferase GcvT: MKNTALTATHQSLGAKMVPFAGYNMPVQYAGINVEHETVRKSVGVFDVSHMGEFILKGDKALDLIQRVTSNDASKLYDGKVQYSCLPNENGGIVDDLLVYRIDDKTYMLVVNASNIEKDWNWISRFNTEGVDMKDISDRTALLAVQGPKAAEALQSLTDIDLASMDYYTFKKGQFAGLDNVLVSATGYTGAGGFELYVDNEHAQQLWDAVFAAGEAFGIKPIGLGARDTLRLEMGFCLYGNDIDDTTSPLEAGLGWVTKFSKEFTNSAALQQQKQDGIQQKLVGFEMIDRGIPRHDYAIVDADGNNIGRVTSGTQSPSLQKAVGLGYVANAFAKEGSEIYISIRDNKVKAKVVKPPFYK